The DNA region ACGGCCAGCAGATCCTGGTGCCGGCCGATGACGAGTTTCCTGCCACCCTTCGGTCGATCCCCGATCCGCCGGTCCTCCTCTTTGTTCGGGGGACGCTCGACGCACTGCGGCGGCCCGCCGTCGCGATCGTCGGAAGCCGGAGCCACTCCGGATACGGTGCCGAGGTCGCGGCCACGATGGCGAACGCCGCGGCGCACGCCGGAATTGTTGTCGTGAGCGGGATGGCCCGCGGACTCGATGCCGTGGCACAGAACACCGCCCTCGACGTCGGCGGTATGTCGATCGGCGTCCTGGGTACCGGCGCCGATATCGTCTATCCGCTGGAGAATCGATCGCTGTTCGACCGGATCGTCGGGAACGGTCTCCTGCTGACCGAGCACCCACCGGGCGAGCAGGCGTTTCGCGGCGCATTTCCCCGGCGCAATCGGCTCATCAGCGGACTCGCGCGCGTCCTGGTGGTGATCGAGGCAGCAGCAGGATCGGGAACGCTCGTCACCGTGACCTCAGCGCTCGAACAAGGCCGCGAAGTCCTCGTCGTCCCGGGCCCGATCACGAGCCGGACCTCGGTGGGGACCAATCAGCTCCTCCGTGACGGGGCGACGCCGCTGCTCGCGCCCGACGATCTCCTGCGCGCATTCGGGCTCGTGTCGACGACGGTCTCCGAACCGCGATTGGAGCCGCCTCCGTGCAATCTGTCGCCCGACGAGGCGCGCGTGCTCTCGGCGATCTATGGCACACCGCGGTCGGTTGATGCGATCGCCGACGTGGCCGGTTTGCCGATCGGGATGGTGCTCGCGACGCTCCTTGGACTCGAACTCGGCGGATTGATCACGCAACTCGCCGACGCCACGTACCAGCGGCGATAACCGTAACCGGTATCATTCGCTGTGCACGTTTATCTCCACGTCCCGTTCTGCGGCCGGCGATGCTCGTACTGTGACTTCGCGATCGCAGTGCGCAACGTCACGCCGGACGCGGCATTCCTGGCCGCGATTACCGGAGAGATCGCGCTCCGGCGTGGCGCGGAGCGCTGGCCTGCCGGGCCGGTCCAGACCATCTACTTCGGCGGCGGCACGCCGTCGCGGCTCGATCCACTCACCATCACGCAACTCATTGCCGTGCTGAGCGGAATCTGGCCGCGGGCGGCAGACGCGGAGATCACCCTCGAAGCCAACCCCGACGACGTGACCGCCGAGCGTGCTCGTGGTTGGGTCCGCGCCGGGATCAACCGCATCTCGCTCGGCGTGCAGAGTCACGACGCGGCGGTGTTGGAGTGGATGCACCGGACCCACCGCGCCGAGCAGGTGCCCGAGGCCCTCGCGATCCTGCGAGCGGAGGGAATCACCAATATTTCCCTCGACCTGATCTTTGCGCTGCCGGAGACGTTGCGTCGCAATTGGTCCGACGACTTGCAGCGAACGCTCGCCCTCGCCCCCGATCACGTCTCGCTGTACGGACTCACGGTGGAAGCGCACACGCCGTTGGCGCGATGGGTTGGCCGCGGCGAGATCGTCACGCCGATGGATGAGCGGTATGCCGACGAATATCTCCTGGCCCATGAGCAACTGATTGCGGCGGGGTTCGAGCACTATGAAGTCTCGAATGCGGCTCGCCCCGGCTTTCGATCCCGCCACAACTCGGCATACTGGAGCGGAGCGCCGTACGTCGGGCTCGGACCATCGGCGCACTCGCTGCTGGCTGACGCGCGGCAATGGAACGTCCGCGAGTGGGAGGCATTTCGTCGCCGGGTCGACGAAGCGGCGACCCCAGTCGAGGGTCAGGAAACGATTGACGGTGCCCCGAAACGGCTCGAAGATCTCTATCTCGGATTGCGAACGATCGAGGGTGCGAGCCAGGCGATGGTGCCCGCAGGAGCGCGCGCAGCGTGGGTCCGCGCCGGCTGGGCAACGACGGAGGGGGGTCGGATTCGACTCACGGTCGAAGGATGGCTTCGGCTCGATGCGCTGGTGGGAGCCGTCAGGGATTCCTAGCTTTGGTCCATGCCTGAGGCCGAGGAACTGACCGACCGGGAACGCCGGATTCTCGAAGCGGTCATCGAGACGTACATCGCGACGGCGGAGCCGGCGGGTAGCCACCGCGTGGCGCGCCGCTCATCCCTTGGGATGTCGCCCGCCTCGATTCGCAACACGATGAGCGACCTCGAGGAGAAGGGGTACCTCTATCATCCCCATGCCTCCGCTGGTCGGATCCCGACTGACCGTGCCTATCGGCTCTATGTCGACACGATGGCCGACCGGGCACAGCCCGACCCGCACGCCTGCGAACATCTGGAAATTGCGCTCGCCTCGAGCCCGTCGACCGACGACCTCCTGGCGAGAGCGGCGCAGATGCTCGGGATATTGACCCAGGAGCTTGGAGTCGCGGTCGCACCGGCGATTGAGGAGATCGTGCTCGATCGCGTCGACCTGGCAGCGGTGGCGAGCGACCGATTGCTTCTCGTCCTTTCGCTTCGCAGCGGAAACATCCGCTCGATCTACGTTCGCCTTCGCGGCGCACTCTCCCCGGCCGAAGTCGAGGACGCCCAGCGGACGCTCAACGAACGCCTCGCCGGGCTCACCCTGCGGGAGATCCGGGGATCGTTCGCCGAGCGGCTCCGCGATGCCAGGGCGCTTCCCGACGGCAGCGAACTCCTCGACATCATTCTCGCGGAGGGGGAAGGGCTGTTCGACCTCCCCGAGCCGCACGACGCGGTGGTGATCGGCAGCCAGTCGGTCCTCATGGAGCAGCCGGAGTTTGCCTCCCACGATCAGATGCGGTCGCTGCTCACCCTCACCGATCGTCGCGGCCTCCTCCGGCAGGCGCTGGCGGAGCGACGGCGTGAGGGGATCACGGTCTCGATCGGCGGCGAGCACCGGGAACCTGGTCTGGCCACCTTCACGTTGGTGACGTCGACCTATCATCGCGGCGGGGCCACCGGCGTTATCGGTGTCCTCGGTCCGACCCGTATGGCCTATGACAAGATTGTCGGCCTGGTAGAGCATGCCGGCCGGCTGATTGAAGGGTTGAGCCAGTGAGCGATCTGTACGCCGTCCTCGAAGTGTCGCGCGAAGTCACCGACGATGACATCAAGAAGTCGTATCGTCGGCTGGCGATGCTCTATCACCCGGACCGGAATTCAGCGCCCGATGCCGAGGCACGCTTCAAGGAGATCGCCGAGGCGTACCAGGTTCTCAGCGATCCCGACAAACGCGCGCACTACGATCGATTCGGGAGCGCCCCGTCGTCGACCAGCGGATTCGGTGCAGGATTCCAGCACATCGACCTCTCCGAAGCGCTCAACATCTTCATGCGCGATATCGGTTTCGGCGGTCTCGACGGCATCTTCGGCGGTGGCGCGCAACGCGATCCGACCCGCGGCCAGGATATCCGCGTGACGGTCAAGCTGTCGCTGCAGGAAGTGGCTCTTGGCGCCAAGCGCAATGTCCGGCTCAAGACGCTGGTCCCGTGCACCAACTGCAACGGCACCGGCGCTGCGAAGGGCACCCGGCCAGTCCAGTGCGCGACGTGCGGCGGATCGGGCGAGGTGCGGCGGGCCGCCCGCTCGATGTTCGGGCAGTTCGTCCAGGTCGGTCCGTGTCCCACCTGTCATGGCGAAGGTCATGTGGTCGCGACTCCGTGCGAAGTCTGTCGTGGCGAGGGTCGCGTCAAGGGCGAACGCAGCGTGACAGTGGACGTCCCCCCCGGTGTCTCGCCGCAGCACTATCTCACGCTGCGCGGACTCGGCACACCCGGGCCGCGCGGAGGGAATCCCGGCGACCTGATCGTGATGATCGAGGTGAAGGAGGATGATCGCTTCGAACGTCACGGCGACGACTTGCACGTCGAGCTGCCCGTGTCGTTCTCGCAGGCCGCACTTGGAACCACCGCGCGTGTTCCCACGCCATACGGTGACGAAGCGCTGGCGATTCCGGCGGGGACCCAGTCCGGGACGGTGCTCCGGCTGCGAGGGAAAGGATTGCCGCATCTCGGGGGCGCCGGTGTCGGCGACCTGAACGTCGCGGTCCTGGTCTGGACGCCGGATGATCTCACCGACGTGCAGCGACAACTGTTCACCGAGCTCGCCAAGTACGAAGGCGACGGACCGACGCGCAAAGGCGGCTTCTGGTCGAAACTCAAGGAAGCCCTCGGCGCGTGAGTGATCGCTGGTGGCGAGTCGTCTTCGCCGCCCCGTCCGGCACCGCTGACGCGATTGCCGGGATGATCGTCGTGGCGACCGGTAGCGGCGTCGAAGAACTCGCCGACGGCGCACTCACCACCACCCTCGAATCCGAAGCGGCTGCGCGCGACCTCATCGACCGCGTCACGCAGCAGTTCCCCGGGACCTCGGCCGCATGCAGCGAAGCAGCGTCGATCGATTGGTCGACTCGCTGGCGCGACGGGATCGTGACCCGGCGCTTCGGACGGCTGCTGCTCACGCCGAGCTGGCTGCCGGTCACCGCCGCGGCCGGCGACGTGGTGATCACCATCGATCCGGAATCAGCGTTCGGCAGCGGCGAGCACGGGTCGACGCGCGGTGCGCTTGCGCTCGTCGAGCGTCACGTGCAGAGTGGCGACCGCGTCCTCGATCTCGGGAGCGGATCGGGAATCCTGTCGATTGCCGCGGTCGCCCTGGGTGCCCGATCGGCGATCGGCTTCGAGATCGACGAGCCGTCACTTCCCGTCGCCGAAACGAACGCGCTTCGCAACGGCGTCGACGGTGGGGTGTCGTTCATCGGCGGCGACGCGGCAGATCTTGCGCCACTGGCGGGTCCGGTCGAAGTCGTCTGTTCCAACATTCTGCGGACGGTGAATGTCGTGCTGCTCCCTGCGATTGCGGCAGCGTTGATTCCCGGCGGCCTCGCGATCTTCGCGGGGATGGAAGCGCCCGAATCCCCGCTTTTCGAGCCCGTGCTCGCCGCCGGCGGGTTCGAGATCATCGACGCCGTGATCGACGACGGATGGTGGTCCGTCGCGGCGCGATGCCGATGAGCGGCGCCGCTGTTCTCGCCGCCACGGAGCTGCTGGTGGACGGCGGAGTCATTGACCTCGATGACGACGAACGACACCACCTGCAGGTACGGCGCGTTTCCGATGGCGCCACGGTGCGAGTCTTCGACGGCGAGGGTGGCACGGCAGCGGGGGTATTGCGTCACGCCAAGTCATCGGCAACGGTGACGATTTCGAACGTGCACCGAGCTGATCGGCCAGCGCCCACTGTGCTGGCGATCGGTGCCGGCGACAAGGATCGTTTCATTGCGCTCGCCGAGCGCGCCACCGAACTCGGTGTCACCGAACTGATCCCGGTCGAGGCCGAGCGTGCGCGCGACGTCGCCGGCCGGGTTCGCGCAGCACATCTCGACCGGATGCGGCGACGCGCTCGCGAAGCGTGCAAGCAGTGCGGCAATCCCTGGGCGACGACGATCGTCGAGCCGCTGTCGTTCGAACAGCTCATCCAACGATACCGCGCCCGTCGCTGGCTCGTCGCGGATCATTCGGGTGGTGCGGCTCCGGGCATCGGCACCGTCGAAGCGATCGGATGGATCATCGGACCCGAGGGCGGACTCACCCCCGACGAGATGGTCCGGTGCAGGGAAACGCTCGGCGCCGTTTCCGTGACCCTTGGACCGTCGATCTTGCGGTTTGATACCGCCGCAATCGTCGCCGCCGGACTCACCATCGACCGGCGGCTCACAGCGGAGAGATGATGGACTGCATTTTCTGTCGCATCGCAGCAGGGGAAATTCCGGCGACGATTGTCGCCCGAACCGACCACGCGATCGCCTTTCGGGACCTCCATCCGCAGGCACCGACTCACCTCCTCGTGGTTCCGACCGAACATGTCGGGTCGGCGGCCCATCTTTCCCGTGGAGCCGCGGCACGGGTCCTTGGGGAGATTGCGGCGCTGGCCACCACGGTCGCAGCCGAACTTGGTCTCGAGGCCGGATACCGGATGGTGATCAACACGGGCCCGGAAGGCGGCCAGACCGTCGACCACCTCCACCTGCACCTCCTGGGCGGTCGCCAGTTCCACTGGCCGCCCGGCTAGGCCTCCGAGTTGCCCGGGCTTCATCGGGTGGATAGCTTTGGAGTCTGCTATTCAACCGCCCGTTCGGGGGCCGAGAGGGGTGATTTCAGTACATGTCGGAAGTCATCATCCACGAGGATGAGAGCTTCGAGCGCGCGCTCAAGCGTTTCAAGAAAAAGTGCGAGAAGGCTGGTATCCTCTCCGACTTGCGCAAGCACCGGCACTATGAGAAGCCCAGTGAAAAGCGCAAGCGAAAAATGAACGCTGCGCAGCGCAAGAACCGCCGCGGTCGCACGGTACATGTCTGACATCGTCACCCGGCTGCGCGCCGATCAGATTGCGGCGCGCAAGGCCGCACACAAGGACCGGACCCTGGTACTCGGGACGGTCCTTGCGTCGTTGAAGAACAAGGAAATCGAACTCGGCCGCGTGCCCTCCGATGTCGAAACGATCGACGTGCTTCGCAAGCAGATCAAGCAGCGTCTCGATTCCGTCGAGCAGTATCGCAAGGGCGGTCGCGATGATCTCGCCGCAAAGGAAGAGTTCGAGATCGGCGTGCTTCGAGAATTCCTCCCGCCGGAAGTCGATGCCGAGACGATTCGCGCCGCCGCGCGTGACGCGATCGCTGGCGGCGCAACGGACCTCGGCCGGCTGATGGGCGCGCTGATGGGACGATTCAAGGGGCAGGCCGACGGAGCCACGATCAATCGCATCGCCCGCGAGGCACTGCAGCAGAAATGACCGGTGTCTCGCCGCTGTCGACCGGGGTGCCGCCTCATACGCGAGACGGCACCCCGGCGCGCTTGGATCCGGCCCATTCCGCCGACGGCCTCGCCGCGATCGAGTTCGACGCGGTCCTCGACGTCGTTGCCGGCTTCACGGCCGGGCCGCTCGGCGCCGATGCGATCCGCGCGCTGCGGCCTGCGAGCGACATCGAGTGGATTCGGCACGAGCTCAGCGAGGTCGGTGAACTGCTGGCGCTGATCGGCCGCGGCGAGCGATTCGACGTCGCTCCGATCCCGCCGCTTCGCACCGTGCTCGGCCGACTGCGCATTGACGGAAGCGTGCTCGACATCGCGGAACTCGCCGCCGTCAAGATGACCCTCGCCGCCGCGCGCATCATCGGCGACGAACTCGCACGGCATCGGATGGCGTGCCCCCTGGTCGCGGGGCGGCATGTCGCGCCGGTCCATCGGGCAATCGAGCGGACGCTGGAGCTCGCCGTCGGCGACGATGGAGAACTGCTCGACACGGCCAGCCCGGCCCTCGCGTCGGCACGCCGTGACGTGCACGCCGCGCGCGAGCGGCTGGTCCGACGACTCGAGACGCTCCTGCGCGATCTTGATGCGTCGAGCGTTGGGGCAGGCGCGACGGTGACCATGCGAAGCGGCCGGTACGTCATTCCGATTCGCCGCGATTCTCGCCAGCGCCCCGAGGGGATCATCCACGACGAGTCGGCAAGCGCCGGCACGCTGTTCGTCGAACCGACCGCCGCGATCGACCTCGGCAACGCACTCCGCTCGGCCGTCGTTGCGGAGGAACGGGCGGTCCTGGCGGTCCTTCGCGATCTCACGCAACGCCTTCGGCCGATTGAACCGTTGCTTGCCGCGCACCACGACTGCTGCGTCGCGATCGATTCGCTCGTTGCGCGAGCTCGATGGGCGTACAATGCCAACGCCTCCGTTCCGACAATCCACCCGGCGGGGGGCGCACTTCGCCTCAACGTGGCTCGACACCCGCTGCTGATCGCGAAGGGAATCGTCGCAGTTCCCTTTGATCTCACCCTGGACGCTGGTGAGCACACCCTGCTGATCTCGGGACCAAACACCGGCGGCAAGACGGTCCTGCTCAAGACGGTCGGACTGGCGATCGCCCTGGCGCAATCGGGGCTGGTCCCTCCGGTTGGCCCCGACAGCATCATTCCGATGATCGATCGCCTCTTCGTCGACATCGGCGATCATCAATCGCTCGCCGCCGACCTCTCGACCTTTGCCGCGCACGTCGCCTCGGTGCGGCAGATCCTCGACTACAGCGAGCGGGGCACCCTCGTGTTGCTCGATGAAATCGGTTCGGGCACCGATCCGGCCGAAGGTGGGGCGCTCGCCGCTGCGGTCCTGGAATCGCTGACCAGTCGCGGCGCGCTGACCCTTGCCACCACCCATCTCGGCGCGCTCAAGCTGCTGGCGACGCGAGTCGACGGCGTGGTCAACGGGTCGCTGCATTTCGACGCCGAGACGCTTTCGCCGACCTTCCGATTTGCCAAGGGGATCCCCGGTCGTTCCTATGGGCTCGCCATCGCGCGGCGGCTCGGCGTGTCTTCGGAGGTGTTGCGGAACGCCGAGCGACTGGTCCCCGAGGCGGAACGCAATCTCGATCAATTGCTGGCGACGGTCGAAGCGCGACGGCAAGCGCTCGACGCCGGCGAAGCCACGTTTCGCGAGCGACTCGACGAGATCGAACGGCGCGAGGCGACACTGGAGGCGACGCAGGCAGCGCAGCACGCTCGCGATGCCGCGCTGCGCGCCGCCGAGAAGACGGCGGAGCGCGATCGGGCCCGGGCGGCGAAGGCGTACCTGCTCGAAGCGCGCAAGCAGGTTGAGGCGGCGCTGGCATTGGCCCGAGGCGCCGCCGACGAAACGGCTGCCAAGGACGCGCGGCGCTTGGTGGAGGAGGGCATTCGAGATCAGCGTGCCCGCCTTGACGAATCCGACCCGACGATCGACGGCAGCGACGAGACGCTGCAGGTCGGTGACCGCGTTCGCCTCAATACCGGTGCGACGGGGGAGCTCGCCGAGATCCGGGGCGACGGAAAGGGAGTCGTCCTGGTGGGAACGATGCGGCTCGTGGTCGCGACGGGGACGCTCACTCGCGTCGCGGGTGCAGCCCCGCGGCCTCGTGTCGCGGCGGTTCGCGTCGACGAGTCGGCGCCGGCAGGCGCGTACGAACTCGATCTCCGTGGCATGCGGGCTGACGAGGCGGAGGCGGCCGTGGCGCTGGCGATCGACCGGGCCACTCTCGCGGAACAGCCACACCTCGCCATCATTCACGGCATGGGAACCGGTGTCCTTCGCGACGTTGTCCGGCGACTCCTCGCCGCGGACCGGCGCGTCGCCTCGTTCGACTTTGCGCCGCGCACTCAGGGCGGCGTTGGCGTGACCGTCGCGGTGCTCCGCTAGTGGCGCGGATCCCCGACGAAGTCATCGAGCAGGTCCGCGACGCCGCCGACCTCCTCGAGATCGTGCAGGACCAGGTGTCGCTCAAGCGCACCGGCGGCGACTGGCGCGGCCCGTGTCCCTTCCATGGCGGCACTCACCGGAATTTCGCGGTGATCCCGAAGCAGAATCGCTACTACTGCTTTGTCTGCCACGCCACCGGTGACGTCTTCACGTGGTACCGCGAGCGCTTCGGTATGGACTATCCAAGCGCCGTACGCGAAGTCGCACGACGGTACGGGATCGGCATCCCCGAGAGCAGTGAACGAGCCGGCCCCGATCCTCGCGAGCCGCTCTTCCAGGCGTGCGACGCAGCCCACACGTGGTTCGCTGCCCAGCTGCGCGATCTTCCCGAGGCCGAAACCGCCCGGCGCTACCTGCTGCAGCGCGAGTTCTCGCTCGATACCGCGGCGACGCTTGGCGTGGGCTACGCGCCGCGCGGAGGAGAACTCCTCGCCGCGATGCGACAGCTCGGCATCGCCGATGACATCCTGGTCGAGGCGGCGCTCGTGATGCGTCGCGACGACGGCTCCCTCGCTTCCCGATTTCGCGGCAGGCTGATCTTCCCGATTCACGACCTGCGCGGTCGTGTCGTGGCGTTCGGTGGACGGATTCTCGGTCCGGGCGAACCGAAGTATCTCAACTCGCCGGAAACACCGGTCTTTCACAAGGGCGAGCAGCTCTATCATCTGCACGTCGCGAAGAACGCGATCAGGAAAGCCGGCTTCGCGATCCTGGTCGAAGGATATTTCGATGTGCTGCGCGTCGCGCTTGCCGGTCTCGAGCACGTGGTGGCACCGCTCGGGACCGCGTTGACCGAGGCGCAGGCGGTGCTGCTCAAGCGATTCACCAACGAAGTCGTGCTCCTTTACGACAGCGACCCCCCGGGCCTCCGCGCCACCTTTCGCGCCGGCGACGTGTTGCTTGCGCACGGCGTGCGCGTTCGCGTTGCCACACTGCCTGCGGGCGAAGATCCGGACACGCTTGCGCTCCGCGGTGGTGCGGCTGCGGTCGAGGGGGTGATCGCCGACGCGATCGATGTGCTTGAACGCAAGGTGCAGCTGCTCGATCGCAAGGGGTGGTTCACCGACGTGCGGCGATCGCGCGAAGCGCTCGACCGACTCCTGCCGACCCTGCGTGCCGCGAGCGATCCCATCACGCGTGAGCTCTATCTCACGCGCGTGGCCGAACGTCTCGGCGTTCCGCGCGAGGCGGTCGCCGCCGAGATCGCTTCGCAGCGAGCGCCGCAGGCCGCCAGCCCCGCCGCCGCATCGCCATCCCGCACGCCGCGGACGGAGCGCCGCGTCGGGCCACGTGGCGGGGCGGAGATTGAACGAAAACTTCTGCGCTTGCTCCTGTTGCACCCGCAGTGGCTGGCGCGGGCGCGGGGGGAGATCACTGCCGACCGATTCGAGCTTGCCGCCTGCCGTGCGATCTTCGACGCGCTGTTGGCCCTTCCGGCGGATGCTCCCATTGGCGATGCGTTCGCGGCGCTGGATCAGCGCGCGCGTGAGGTCTGGACGCAGCTGGTGGAATCCGGAGCGCCTGGTCCGGGATATGACGTCGATCGGGAATACACCGGTGCACTCGAATCGCTCAGCGAAATCCGCGAATTCGCGTCCATCGCGGCAGAGAGCGATCCGATGGTCCTGCGGCGGCGGCGGACGGCGCTCAGCAAAGAAGGACAGACGCGGTTTAGCTTGTATCTTGCCAATCGAGCGCCGAATCGTGCCAAGCACGGCGCCCCGCCAGTCGAGGAGTAACTGATGCATCCCGATCTCCCCAAGCTGCTCGATGTGCAGGTCAAGGATCGCCGCCTCGCCGAGCTCGATGCGCGCGCAGCGGTGATCACGGCCGAGCGGGCGCAGCTCGACGCGGCGCTGCAGCAGGGACGGGACGCAGTGGCGAGTGCGGAACGTGCGGCGGCCGATGCCGCGCGACGCCGGGCCGAGGCGGAAACGAAACTCGAAACGCAGCGAGTGCAGCACGAACGGCGTCGCGCCCGGCTTGACCAGGAACGCAATCCTCGGGTGGCGGCGCAGTTGCTCGCCGATGTCGAACTCGGGCGCAACATCCTGGCGCAGGAAGAGAGCGAATGGGTTCGGATGGCGGATGACGTCGCCGCTCGCGACACTGCGGTACGTGCCGCGAACGATCGCCTCACGGCCGCGCTCGCCGAACAGGCCGACGCGCGCGCGGCCCTCGACGCCCGGATGGCCGATGTCGACGGCGATTACGCCGTGGCGCGTGCCGACCGCGACGCGTCGGCGTCGCACCTCGACCGGACCCTCCGCATCCGCTACGACCGGCTCCGCAATTCGCGCAAGACGGAAATCCTCGTTCCCGCCCAGAATGGCACCTGTACTGCCTGCTACACCGCGATTCCGCGATCACGGATCGGTCAGTTGCAGGCCGACGGCATCCTGATCGACGGATGCGAGATGTGCGGCGCGATCATCTACCTCGCCGAGGCGGTTGCCTGATTGCGTCGCCGCGATGGCGCCTTGCCACCGCGCCTGATTCGATGGAAACCGCCGGCTTTGCGGCGGCCCTCGGCCTGCCCCAACCACTCGCCGCCCTGTTGATCCAGCGCGGCGTCCGCGATCCCGACAGCGCCCGCGCCTTTCTCCACCCGCGGCTCGCGTCGCTCTCCGATCCGCGATCACTCGCGGGGATGGACACGGCGGTCGACCTGATCGCGTCGACGATCCGCCGCGGTGAACCAATCCTGATCCACGGCGACTACGACGTCGATGGCCAGTGCGCCGCGGCGCTGCTCACGCGCGCGCTGCGTATCGGCGGTGCTGATGCGCATCCGTTCCTGCCGCATCGAATGACCGACGGGTACGATTTCGGCGCGGCGGGTCTCGCCGAGGCGGAGCGGATCGGCGCGCGACTCATCCTCACCTGCGATTGCGGCATCACCGCGGTCGAGACTGTCGACCGGGCTCGCGCCGCCGGCATCGCGGTTGTCGTCACCGACCATCACCTCCCGGGGGCGGTGCTCCCGCGCGCGAACGCGGTGGTCGACCCACAGCGCAGCGACGACGAATCGGGGCTCGGTTTCCTCTCGGGGACCGGGATCGCGTTCAAGCTCATCCAGGCCCTCGTCCCGGCGATCCCGCTTCCGGAGGCATTGCCGTTCCATCTGCTCGACTACGTCGCGCTGGCAACCGTCGCCGACGTCGTTCCGCTGATTGGTGAAAACCGTACCCTCGTCAAGCATGGCCTCCGGCTCCTGGCACAGAGCCGCTGGCCGGGGCTCCGCGCGCTGGTGGAGCGAGCCCAGCTCGCTGGCAAGGAAATCCGTGCGACGCAGGCCGGATTCATCCTCGCCCCGCGCCTCAATGCGGTGGGCCGAATCGCCGACGCCAAGGACGGCCTGCGGCTCCTCCTCACCGATGATCCCGTCGAAGCGGCAGCACTCGCCGATCGACTCGAGACACTCAATCGCGAGCGGCAGGCGCTCGATCAGCGGATCCTCGACGATGCGCTCGAGGTGATCGCAGCACATCACGCCGATCCGGCCGCCGCGACGTCGATTGTCCTTGCCGCGGACGGCTGGCACCCCGGCGTGATCGGGATCGTGGCGTCCCGCGTGGTCGAACGCTACGGGCGACCGACATTCCTGATCGGACTCGACGGCGATATGGGGCGGGGGAGCGGGCGCAGCATCGACGGATTCGATCTCCACGCAGCGCTCGGCGCCTGCGAAGACCTCCTCGAGCGGTTTGGCGGACATCGCATGGCGGCAGGGCTCACGATTCGGCGCGACCGCGTGGACGCCTTCCGGGATCGCTTCAACGCTGTGGCCCGCGAACAGCTGTCGGTCGAGGATCTGGGTCCGAGCCAGCGCGTCGATCTCGAGGTCCGCGTCGACCAGCT from Gemmatimonadales bacterium includes:
- the hemW gene encoding radical SAM family heme chaperone HemW, producing MHVYLHVPFCGRRCSYCDFAIAVRNVTPDAAFLAAITGEIALRRGAERWPAGPVQTIYFGGGTPSRLDPLTITQLIAVLSGIWPRAADAEITLEANPDDVTAERARGWVRAGINRISLGVQSHDAAVLEWMHRTHRAEQVPEALAILRAEGITNISLDLIFALPETLRRNWSDDLQRTLALAPDHVSLYGLTVEAHTPLARWVGRGEIVTPMDERYADEYLLAHEQLIAAGFEHYEVSNAARPGFRSRHNSAYWSGAPYVGLGPSAHSLLADARQWNVREWEAFRRRVDEAATPVEGQETIDGAPKRLEDLYLGLRTIEGASQAMVPAGARAAWVRAGWATTEGGRIRLTVEGWLRLDALVGAVRDS
- the dnaJ gene encoding molecular chaperone DnaJ encodes the protein MSDLYAVLEVSREVTDDDIKKSYRRLAMLYHPDRNSAPDAEARFKEIAEAYQVLSDPDKRAHYDRFGSAPSSTSGFGAGFQHIDLSEALNIFMRDIGFGGLDGIFGGGAQRDPTRGQDIRVTVKLSLQEVALGAKRNVRLKTLVPCTNCNGTGAAKGTRPVQCATCGGSGEVRRAARSMFGQFVQVGPCPTCHGEGHVVATPCEVCRGEGRVKGERSVTVDVPPGVSPQHYLTLRGLGTPGPRGGNPGDLIVMIEVKEDDRFERHGDDLHVELPVSFSQAALGTTARVPTPYGDEALAIPAGTQSGTVLRLRGKGLPHLGGAGVGDLNVAVLVWTPDDLTDVQRQLFTELAKYEGDGPTRKGGFWSKLKEALGA
- the rpsU gene encoding 30S ribosomal protein S21; this translates as MSEVIIHEDESFERALKRFKKKCEKAGILSDLRKHRHYEKPSEKRKRKMNAAQRKNRRGRTVHV
- a CDS encoding histidine triad nucleotide-binding protein, coding for MMDCIFCRIAAGEIPATIVARTDHAIAFRDLHPQAPTHLLVVPTEHVGSAAHLSRGAAARVLGEIAALATTVAAELGLEAGYRMVINTGPEGGQTVDHLHLHLLGGRQFHWPPG
- the dprA gene encoding DNA-processing protein DprA, with product MTTDSTSGGQQTQSSDPEDRLAYITLGLVPGLGARRIGRLLSRFGSARAVLAASSRDLAAQLGMTPAATTSITSASARQALAILATAEQHGQQILVPADDEFPATLRSIPDPPVLLFVRGTLDALRRPAVAIVGSRSHSGYGAEVAATMANAAAHAGIVVVSGMARGLDAVAQNTALDVGGMSIGVLGTGADIVYPLENRSLFDRIVGNGLLLTEHPPGEQAFRGAFPRRNRLISGLARVLVVIEAAAGSGTLVTVTSALEQGREVLVVPGPITSRTSVGTNQLLRDGATPLLAPDDLLRAFGLVSTTVSEPRLEPPPCNLSPDEARVLSAIYGTPRSVDAIADVAGLPIGMVLATLLGLELGGLITQLADATYQRR
- the hrcA gene encoding heat-inducible transcriptional repressor HrcA, which encodes MPEAEELTDRERRILEAVIETYIATAEPAGSHRVARRSSLGMSPASIRNTMSDLEEKGYLYHPHASAGRIPTDRAYRLYVDTMADRAQPDPHACEHLEIALASSPSTDDLLARAAQMLGILTQELGVAVAPAIEEIVLDRVDLAAVASDRLLLVLSLRSGNIRSIYVRLRGALSPAEVEDAQRTLNERLAGLTLREIRGSFAERLRDARALPDGSELLDIILAEGEGLFDLPEPHDAVVIGSQSVLMEQPEFASHDQMRSLLTLTDRRGLLRQALAERRREGITVSIGGEHREPGLATFTLVTSTYHRGGATGVIGVLGPTRMAYDKIVGLVEHAGRLIEGLSQ
- a CDS encoding 50S ribosomal protein L11 methyltransferase, with the translated sequence MSDRWWRVVFAAPSGTADAIAGMIVVATGSGVEELADGALTTTLESEAAARDLIDRVTQQFPGTSAACSEAASIDWSTRWRDGIVTRRFGRLLLTPSWLPVTAAAGDVVITIDPESAFGSGEHGSTRGALALVERHVQSGDRVLDLGSGSGILSIAAVALGARSAIGFEIDEPSLPVAETNALRNGVDGGVSFIGGDAADLAPLAGPVEVVCSNILRTVNVVLLPAIAAALIPGGLAIFAGMEAPESPLFEPVLAAGGFEIIDAVIDDGWWSVAARCR
- a CDS encoding GatB/YqeY domain-containing protein, translating into MSDIVTRLRADQIAARKAAHKDRTLVLGTVLASLKNKEIELGRVPSDVETIDVLRKQIKQRLDSVEQYRKGGRDDLAAKEEFEIGVLREFLPPEVDAETIRAAARDAIAGGATDLGRLMGALMGRFKGQADGATINRIAREALQQK
- a CDS encoding RsmE family RNA methyltransferase, translating into MVVRRGAMPMSGAAVLAATELLVDGGVIDLDDDERHHLQVRRVSDGATVRVFDGEGGTAAGVLRHAKSSATVTISNVHRADRPAPTVLAIGAGDKDRFIALAERATELGVTELIPVEAERARDVAGRVRAAHLDRMRRRAREACKQCGNPWATTIVEPLSFEQLIQRYRARRWLVADHSGGAAPGIGTVEAIGWIIGPEGGLTPDEMVRCRETLGAVSVTLGPSILRFDTAAIVAAGLTIDRRLTAER